The Zavarzinella sp. sequence GTTATTCACGGTTTTGGCAAAACGTGTCCAGTATTCATCGGCCATCTTGGCATTCTTGGGATCCAGCGAATGCCGTTTTAATGCCAGTGCGGTCCAGAACAGAATATCAGACGCCAGTTCATTCTTCGGACTGCGGGATTGCAGTCGCTCGAACAATTTGGTGGCTAATTGATATTCCCCACGGTCCATTGCCTGAATTGCGGCAAGTGCGGTGGCGGTGCCACCCGCTTTTGTGTGCAAATAGCGGGATGAAATCTCGCCCAGTGCGGCAAAATTGCCATCGGTCAGAGCCAGTTCCAGTTTGCCTGCAGCATCCGGGCCCACCACCCGCTGGTAGAAATCCATCCCTTCATCGGGGAACATGCCAATAATGCGGTTGGCTTCAATGCGGGTGCTGATTTTGCTCAATCGCCCATCTTTGTCCTTCACTTCTACAAGTTTGTCGTCTGGTGTATCCAGCATCCCCTGCAGAACCGCAATCAGGTCTTCCCACAAACGTGGGGTAATTGGTTCGCTGCCAGTCAGGTATTTCAGCACCGCTTCAATTTTGGGGCCTGCTTTTTCGTCGACAGGCAGGTAGAACAATTCCTGCGTGTCGCGGTCCTGATTTTTGGGCTGCCCAGGTTTGACTACGCCACCTGGCCCAATGATGACCACCCCACCACCGGGCTGCTGAATAATTTGCTGTTGTGCCTGCAAGGAATAGGTAAACAGGATCAGACCCACGACAAGCGTGCAGAATAAGCTCAATTGCCGGACATAGGATGCTTTCATGAAATCCACCTTCAATCCAAGGTATCGCAGGGCGGCAATTTCCATTGCCACCAGACCTAGCACATTATTGCAGAAAATCGACCATAGCCACAAGCGGGTTTCGACAATATTCCACTGAACTATGCCACAGTATGTGGGCAATATGCAGCAATGTTCATTATAGTAGACGATTTTCGTCCATGGTAATAACGATTGAACTGCCCGGTGCGGGCAATTTTTTCATTTTATTCTAATATTTGCTGCAAACAGCTTACCAAATAATCTATCTCTTCTGTGGTGTTGTAGTGTAACAAGCCAATCCGCAGCATCCCTTCTGGCTCCAGATTCAAGGCTTCTGTCAGTGGCAGTGCGTAAAAATTGCCTGCCCAACTGAAAATGCCATATTCTGCAAGTGCGTCTGCCACCTGACGTGGGGTGTGACGATCAAACGTGATTCCAAATGTTGCCACGCGATCAGACAAATTGTCTTGTTTGGTTACGCCCCATACTTTTGAACCTGGGATAGATGCCAATTTTGTGAGAAAATATTCACAAAGTTGCTGTTCGTAAGCATTTATCTGCTGAAAACTGGTTTCTAACTGCGTGCGAACCGGCCCAGTGCTGGGTGCGATGCTGGCAAGGTAATCGATTGCAGCACCCACCCCAGCGATGGCGGCAAAGTTCTGAGTGCCTGTCATCCAGCGATCTGGATTGGTTTCCGGGCTGGGGCGTACTTTATATGGTTGCAATTCTTCCAGTCGGTGCTGTTTCGCGTACAAGATCCCCACGTGGGGCCCGAAAAACTTATACGCTGAGCAACAGAGATAATCGCAATCCCACGCCTGCACATCAACTAACTGGTGGGGGGCAAAGTGAACTGCATCCAGAAATACTTCCGCTCCCACAGCATGTGCCAGCGGAATCATCTGTTGAAATGGCTGAATCGTCCCCACGGCGTTGGAAGCACAGGACACGGCAACCAGTTTGGTTTTGGGGCTTAACAGTTGCTGAAAAGCCTCCAGGTCCAGCCGGCATGAGGGGGAAATCAGGGGAATATGCTTCACCGTTACCCCACGATCGGCGGCAGCACGCACCCATGGAGAAACGTTGGCATCGTGGTCGGCTTGAGAAACCAGAATTTCATCACCCGGCTGCCAGGTGGCTGCCAGAGCACGCGAAAAAGCAAATGTCAGCGTGGTCATGTTCGCACCAAACACAATCTCCTGGTCGCTGCGTGCGTTCAGAAAACTGGCCACTTTGGTGCGTGCACCATCAACAACGGCATCGCTTTCGCGACTGGTAAGGAAGCTCCCACCGTGGTTGGCGTTATGATGCTCGTAATAGTGTTTGATCGATTCAATGACCACTGACGGAACCTGGCTGCCAGCGGGACCATCGAAGAATACCGCTTTACGCCCGTTCATTTCACGCTGGAGTGCAGGAAACCGGGCACGGATGGCATCCACAGGAAACATCGTCTCACCTTGGCAAAAGCTGGTTGGTTCTCATCTTCATGATATGGCCAGACGCTACTTTTCCATTGAAAATATAGCCCCGCCGGTACAGCAAATACCTTTTTGATCATTAATGCATTAGTGATTATTTTATATGTAAATCATTTGAGTCTGTTGAAGACTCAAGTTGCATTTTTCCAGCTTGCCTAGTTTTTCAACTTGCCCAACACCCAGGGTGCAGTGCAGCGAAATTTCCAAATTAGTTCGATTGAATCAGTTAATTCGATTGAACCAGCTTGCCGATCTTGCCGATAGACCAGTTAACGAGATCGATTGTGACTGTCGCAACAATTGCGAGTGGGGATACTAGGCATGTTCATTTGGAAACGAATTTCAAAAGTGCTGACAATTGCGTTCACTGCGGTGTGCGGTTTAACCGGCTGTCAAACCTGGGAAGGTGGTATGACCTTACCCAGCCCACATTACTTGAAGCACCCCCCACAGTATTTTCCGAAGGAGCCAGCATTCCCGCTTCAGCGTGAGCAGGCATACCAGATGGAAACAATGGGTTTACTGAACCCACGGAATGAAGATGCACCTCTGGGTGTGGCACCAATTCCGGCTGTGGCACCGGCACCTCGCTAACGGGATTTTCCGGTGAGCAAAGGTGGGGAATACCAGGCACCAATTTTCTATGTGGGCTATTATTATGAAGCGTTTGCTGATTCCATCGATTCTTGGTGTCACCAGTTTCTTAACTGGTTGTACCTCGGAACGCAACAGTTTGATTGAAGGGAATACTTCTCTCAGTCAATACATGTTTTCCGAACCAGAAAACATGCGGGTGCAGTCGCCGGCATTTGCCAAAGTAGCTGCCGGGCAGAACCTGCCAGTTGGTATGCCTACCAACGCACCGATGAATGGTCAGCCAATTGTGGGCTCCGGCGGCATGGTTTATCCCATGAATGCCAATCGGGCGATCGTACAACAGCCGCAGATGGTGCCTCAACCAGCTATGGTGCCTCAACAGCCCATTTACCAGACAGGTTACCCCGCACCCCAGGTGCAGCAACCTGTAGTAGCCAATACTCCGCAACTACCTGCAGGGACAATGTTTACGTTGCAGCCTGTGCCTGGTAATCCTGGACAGATGATGCTGGTTCCGATGAATCAGCCACCTGTGGCCAGTCCTACACAGCCAACGATGATTCCCACTACCGAGCTAGGGGGATTTTCACCCGGTTTGCCCAGCACGGGAATTGTGCAGCCCGAAACAGCCCCGGTGCAGGAACCAGAACTGAAAGAACCGGAAATGCTGCCGATTTCCAAATTGCCGATGCCGGAAAGCACCACCCCTGTGGGCTTACCCGACCTGCCACGCCCCACCTACAGTGGGAAAAACGATGTGAAGCCCGTCGGTGCGATGATCCCATCGCCAGATCGAGTGACTTCGCCACTGCCCGGTTTCCCTTCACACCAGGGGAAAACAGGTAGTAAATCGTCTCCGATCGATCTTCCAAAGCCCACCGGGCCCATCAGTGATACAATTCCGGCAGCACCCACGCTGTATCCGGTGAAATAAATTGCCGTTCAGCCCACCATTTTCCGGCTTTCAAAAATTAAGAATCTTTAATCAATTTTACTTCTGCTATTCTCAACTTCTGGAAATGCTGATTTTGGATATCGAATTTTTGGTACAATTTTAGTTCATTGATGGTACCAGGTAGTTCTGAATGAGTCGCGCACATTACCAAGCAACAATTTCAAACTTTCTAAGCGAAGATGACGCAAAAATTCTTGGTATTCTGGTTCAAAATAGTGCACATGCAATTGAGGCTACTCAACGCGATGCCTGGATGACCGAAATCAAAATTTTGCAGAATGTCCTGAAGTCATATCCATCAGGAAGTGTGTTTTTCGAATACAGTGTGCCACGTCTTGGGAAACGGATTGACACCGTCGTAATTACAGGATCGGTCGTCTTCGTAATGGAGTTTAAAGTCGGAGAAACGGGATTTAATGCAAATGCAATTGACCAAGTTTACGACTATGCGCTGGATCTGAAGCATTTTCACGAAACTTCGCATGATCTCTATATTGCACCGATCTTGATCGCAACAGAAGCCACCAGTGCTGAGACAATTATCCGACAAACACAACATAACGACAAATTATTTGAACCTATTTCCTGTACACCTGCCCAACTGGAAGTCATAATTCGATCGGTATTAGCTACAACAGATGGACCGATCATCGAAGCAATATCCTGGGAACATGGACGATATTGCCCAACTCCAACAATTGTTGAAGCGGCATTGGCGTTGTATGCTGGTCATGATGTCCAGGAAATTTCGCGAACTGATGCAAGTGCTACCAATTTGAGCCTGACGTCGCAAACGTTATCAACGATCATTCAACAGGCACGTGATTTAAGCGAAAAGGTAATTTGTTTTGTTACGGGAGTTCCGGGTGCGGGCAAAACACTTGTTGGGCTAAACATTGCAACGCAACATTTCACCCCTGAAGATGATTTGTATAGCGTCTTTCTTTCTGGTAATGGTCCGTTGGTTGCGATTTTGCGGGAAGCACTCGCAAGAGACAAAGTCCGCCGTGATATCGAAGAAGGAAGAAAATCAAAAATCGGGCAAGCACGCAGTGAAGTTAAAGCATTTGTGCAAAATGTTCATCATTTCCGCGACGATTGCTTGATTGATGAATCCCGTCCGCCTGTCGAACATGTTGCGATTTTTGATGAAGCCCAACGAGCATGGAACTTGGAACAGACTGCCAAGTTCATGAAAGCCAAGAAAAATCGGCCCCATTTCTCAATGAGTGAGCCGGAATTTCTCATTAGTTGTTTGGATAGACACCCAGACTGGGCAGTCATTGTATGTCTTGTTGGTGGTGGCCAGGAAATTAACACAGGCGAGGGTGGGATTCGTGAGTGGATTGAATCGGTGCAACGTCGGTTTCCAGAATGGCAGCTACGACTTTCCTCAAAATTAACAGATAGTGAATATGCGGCTGGTCGCATTGTGGAACATGTCAGAAATTTTCAGAATGCAAAATTTTGTGATGAGCTACATTTAGGCGTCTCAATGCGAAGCTTTCGAGCCGAGAACGTATCCTTGCTGGTCAAACAACTGCTTGATCTTGACGCAAATGCAGCAAAATACACACTTCGACAGATATCTGATCGATACCCAATCCGAGTTACCCGTAGTCTCAATTCTGCAAAAGCATGGTTGCAACACCACGCCCGCGGTACGGAACGGTATGGTATCGTCGTTTCCTCGCAAGCACAACGACTCAAACCACATGCGATCGATATCCGTTATCCAATCGATCCGATACACTGGTTCCTGCACGGCAAAGAAGATGTACGTTCCAGCTATTACCTTGAAGATGCTGCCACAGAGTTTCATGTTCAAGGGCTTGAACTGGATTGGACTTGTGTCGTTTGGGATGGCGACTTCCGATACGCCCCATCGGGCTGGGATCACCACGAATTTCGTGGAGATCGGTGGCAAAGAATTAGAAAGCCCGATCGACAGATGTATCTCAAAAATGCGTACCGCGTTCTGTTAACCCGTGCCCGGCAAGGGATGGTAATCGTAGTGCCTGAAGGGGATGAACGCGATCCGACTCGTTCATCTGCTTTCTATGACCCCATCTGGTCGTATTTGCAAGAAATTGGATTTGAGCGTATCTGAGCTTTAATATGCCATTAATAACCGTATTTAATTTTGTAGATTTGACCTAAATTGTATCTATTTTTATAGGCATACGAACACTGCTAAATTATATTTACTTCACACTTATTTTATGACTACGATTCAACAAATTGACTATTGGCGAAATGCACCTTCTGAACACCAACATCTGGAATTCAAGGAAGCAAAGACACAGTTTGATAATCGAAAACTGTTTAAATACTGTGTTGCGATTGCGAATGAAGGTGGTGGGTATTTGCTTTTGGGGATCGAGGATGCACCGCCACGGAAAGTAGTGGGTACCCTCGCATTCAATAATCCAGTGGAAATGGCTTCAAAGCTATTTCGAACTCTGGGTTTTCGCGTTGATATCGAAGAGGTAGCTCATCCAGACGGCCGTGTGCTTGTCTTTCACATTCCTAGCCGCCCTTTAGGAACGGTGTATGATTTTGAAGGCTCCTATCTCATGCGGGCAGGTGAAGAACTTGTTCCAATGAGTGAAGACCGACTGCGATTGATTTTTGCCGAAGGTCAACCTGATTGGTTATTTCTAGCTGCAAAGAATGATTGTGATGATGATAAAATCATCCAGCTTTTAGATACTCAGAGTTATTTCGATTTGCTTCATTTGCCCTACCCAAGTCAGCGTGCAGGGGTTTTAGAGCGGTTCGAGAGTGAAAAGCTTATCCAGAGGCACAATCCTTTCTGGTCCATCACCAATCTTGGCGCAGTTTTATTTGCGAAAAAATTGGACGATTTTGACAAATTAGGCCGCAAAGCGTCCCGGGTGATTGTTTATGAGAATACCAACAAATTACATACTAAACTCGACAGGCAGTTTACAAAGGGTTATGCATCGGGCTTCCAGGGCTTGGTGGAGTATGTCAATGGACTTGTACCGACAAATGAAGTGATTGAACAAGCACTTCGCCGTGAAGTAAAAATGTTTCCTGAGATTGCGGTACGTGAGCTTGTGGCAAATGCACTGATTCATCAGGATTTTTCATTAACTGGCAGTTCGGTTATGGTGGAGATCTATACGGACCGAATGGAGATTTCAAACCCGGGCAAACCGTTCATTTCACCTGATAGATTTATTGATGAGTACCAATCACGCAACGAACGACTTGCAGATCTGATGCGGCGGCTTGGTATCTGTGAAGAGAAAGGCAGTGGTATCGACAAAGTAATTCAAGAAGTTGAAGCCTATCAGTTGCCAGCACCTGATTTTCGAGTGGGAGAGAGACGTACTTCTGTCGTGTTATTTATGCACAAAGAATTTGAGGAAATGGAGCGAGAAGACCGTATCCGTGCCACCTACCAGCATTGTTGTCTTAGATACGTCTTCAATGAAAAAATGACTAATCAAAGCCTTCGCGAGCGTTTTCGATTGTCTCGTAAAAAGGTCGAGTCTGTCTCGCGGGCTATTCGTGATACTGTTGATGCTGGTAAAATAAAATCGGGAAACCCTGACCAAACTTCACTGCGTTACCGTTATTACATCCCTTTTTGGGCGTAAGTGGCATTAAGAGGTAAATTTTTCATTTAGGCGCAAAATCCCACCGGGGGTAGAGTGTCCAAACGAAATAATGTAGGAAAGTTCAAATTTTCATTTAGGCGCAAAATGCCATTGAGTGGTTTTTTCAAAGAAACGCTGTAAAAATAGGGGTTTTTTCATTTAGGCGCAAAATCCCACCGGGGTAGAGTGTCCAAACGAAATAATGTAAGAAAGTTCAAATTTTCATTTAGGCGCAAAATGCCATTGAGTGGTTTTTTCAAAGAAACGCTGTAAAAATAGGGGTTTTTTCATTTAGGCGCAAAATCCCACCGGGGGTAGAGTGTCCAAACGAAATAATGTAAGAAAGTTCAAATTTTCATTTAGGCACAAAATGCCATTGAGTGGTTTTTTCAAAGAAACGCTGTAAAAATAGGCCAGTTTTGATTTAGGGCAAAGTCCCATTTTTATATCACCATTTTACTAATCAACTATTCACCAATCATCTTTCCCCCGTGCCTCCGTGGGGTGTTTTCCTGCTATAATATCCACATCCAAAATGTTGCTCGCGGTGGGGTGTTGATGAGTAAATTTTCACTTATTTCCTGCAAGATTGTCCTCTGTCTTGCAGCTTTCGGGGTGGGGCTGCTGGATTCTCAGCTTGCCGCCAACGAAATGGGCAAACTGCTCTATGCCAAGAAATGCGCGTTTTGTCATGGAGCGAATGGCGAAGGCACCAAAAAGTACGAACCAGCACTGACCGGTGGGCTTTCCGTGGCTCAACTGGCCGATGTGATTCAGAAGACAATGCCGGAAGATAGCCCCGGGTCGCTGTCGAAGTCGGACGCCAGTGCCATATCAGATTATGTGCACGATGCCTTCTACTCGCCGGTGGCACAGGAACGCAATCGCCCCGCTCGGATTCAGCTTTCCCGCCTCACGGTGAAGCAGTATCGGAATTCGCTGGCGGATCTGGTCAATAGTTTCACCTATCAGCCCAATTGGGGCAAAGAGCCTGGTTTGCGGGCGGAATATTTCAAGAATCGTCGCACGCGGGCCACGGATCGGGTGGCACAGCGGATCGATCCTCAGATTGATTTTCAATTTGGCACCGAAAGTCCGGTTCCGGGCAAAACGGAACCGCACGAATTTTCGATCTGGTGGCGGGGCAGTGTGCTGGCACCTGAAACCGGTATGTACGAAATTGTGGCACGCACCGAACATGCGGTGCGAGTGTATCTGAACGACCCCAACACCCCCCTGATTGATGCGTGGGTGAAATCGGGCAACGATACTGAATACCGTGGTCGGATTTTTCTGATTGCGGGTCAGGTTTATCCTCTGAAAGTTGATTTTTCGAAGGCGAAACAGGGCGTAGACGATTCTGACAAGACCAAAAATAAGCCACCGCCGAAGATTCCGGCGATGATGACGCTGTTATGGCAGCCTCCGCAGCGAACATTGCAGGTAATTCCGAATCGCCTGCTCTGTACCTGTGATTCTCCGATTGGATTTGCCAGTTCCGTACCATTCCCGCCAGATGACCGATCGTTGGGGTGGGAGCGTGGCACCGCAGTAACGCGGGAATGGGATGCTGCCACCACAGAAGGTGCGATTGAAACGGCCGATTTTGTGCTGAGCCACCTGCGGCAATTGGCCAATACCAGCCCGGGCCAGCCAGACGCACGCCAGAAACTGATCACTTTCAGTGAACAGTGGTTGCAGCGTGCGTTCCGCGAACCGTTGAAACCAGAATGGAAGGCACTGATTGCTTCAATTTTCGAACAGCAAAGCGACCCCACGGTGGCGTTGAAACGAGTGCTGCTATTCTCTTTAAAATCACCCCGCTTCCTCTATCGGGATCTGGAAAAGGTCAGCCCCAGCTTTCAGGCTGCCGAACGTCTGTCGTACGCACTCTGGGATTCAATTCCGGACCAGCAGTTATGGACTGAAGCGGCAGCAGGTCGTTTGGTCACTCGCGAACAGGTGACAGCACAGGCGCGTCGCATGTTGAACCACCTGCGAGCGAAAGAGAAAGTGGAAGGCTTTTTGCTGGCCTGGCTGAACCTGGACCAGCCCCACGATCTGACCAAAGATGCCAAGTTGTATCCCAACTTTAACGCCCAGATTGGGGACGACCTGCGTACCAGCCTGGAATTGTTTCTGCGGGATACATTCTGGTCAAACGAATCGAACTATAAGACGCTGCTTTCAGCCGATAAAGTTTACTTGAATGATAAACTTAGTAAGTATTATGGCTTCCCTGTGGTGAAAGACTTTCAGCCGGTGGCATTTCATGAAAAATATGCAGCAGGCGTGTTGACGCACCCGTACATGATGTCCAGTTTTGCCCACCACAATGAAAGTTCGCCCATCCACCGTGGGGTATTTATCGCACGTGGGTTGCTGGGTGTGATGTTGCGTCCTCCGCCGGAAGCAGTGACGCCGCTGCCACCGGATCTTCATCCATCGTTGAACACGCGGGAACGGGTGATTTTGCAGACGAAGTCGGCAAACTGCATGACGTGCCACGGCATTATCAACCAGTTGGGTTTTACGCTGGAAAACTTCGATTCTGATGGGAAGTTCCGCACCGTCGACCGTGCGAAACCAGTGGATACGAAAGGTTCTTACATCACCAAAGCGGGCAAGGAAGTTACTTTCCAGAACGCACGCGATGTGGGGCAGTTTGTGGCCAACAATCCGGAAGCTCATGCGGCATTCTGCGAAAAAATGTTTCACCACGTAGTGCAGCAGCCGATTCGGGCTTTCGGTGCGGATAAATTAAGCCATTATCAGGCAGAGTTCACCAAACAGGACTTTAATATGCAGCACCTGGTGCTGACCATCGCAGTGGATGCGGCCATGCACAAGAAATGAGATTATTTTCAGAAATGAGTGTTATTTGGCCCCACTGACAGCCATTTCGATGGAATAAAATCCTTTCCTTGCAGTAATAAAGAGCGTTTTGCGATCTTTCCCACCAAAACAGACGTTCGCTGGTCTTTCTGGTACTGCGATTTCCTGAATCTTTTTGCCAGACTTATCAAACACCAACACCTTGGCGCTGGTTAAGTAGACATTCCCTTCCGAATCGACCGTCATGCCATCGGAACCAGAAGTGCAGAACAACGAGCGTTTGCCCACTGTGCCATCCGCACCGATGGGGTAGGAATAAGTTTTGCCGGCATTGATATCTGCGACGTAAAGTGTTTTGCCATCAGCACTTCCGACAACACCGTTGGGTTGAACAAAGTCTCCATCCACCTGGGCTAATTTCTTGTCGGTAGAGAACAGGTAGAGTCCACGATTTTTTTGTTCCTGCGGCCCACGATTCCAATACGGTCGCTTATATAACGGATCGGTAAAATAAGCGAATCCCTTCGGGTGCACCCACACATCATTGGGACCATTGAGCAATTTTCCTTCAAATTCACGCACCAACACTTCGATTTTTTTGGTTTTCAGGTCAATCTTCCAAAGCTCGTTTTTGGCATCGGCACAGGCCCAGAGGTAGTTGTTGGCGTCTACGTAGAGACCATTGGAACGGCCTGCGTTTTCCAGAAAGACGTTTAGCTTGCCATCGGTGGTCCATACCCAGATAACGTTACCTGGTTGATCAGTAAAGTAGACATTGCCATCTTTGTCCACGGCGGGGCCTTCGGTGAAGGAATATCCGGTGCCCACCTGAACCATTTTTGCCCCAGGTGCGGTCACTTCCGCACTATCGAGGGTGGGAATGCCACTGAAAAGTAACATGAGCGGGAGAAGGTGCTTCATTTTCGTGTCCATCACAAGTTGGTTATTTAACGTTCGATTCGAGCCAGAGTAATTCTACTGCCGAGTCTGTAGATCCCACCAGAATTGCCTGCTGGGCAAATTCACGACCCAGATCGGCAGCTTCTGAAGCAGAAATCCCAACAATCAAAAAGCTGGGCTCGGGTGGCCATTTACTGGAACGATTCCCCCCACGCCCACGAAAATATTGCCAGCCACGCGTCTTGATGGTGTTTTCCAACCTCACCTGATTTGCTTGATTTTCCTGAGGGCTGAGCTGTTTGGACAGAGGATTAAATGCGGTAACAAACGCCCACTCATCCTTGCTGCAAAGTTGCAGCAAGGCGTCTAATCGTGGGGAATGCTGCCCCACCTGTAGCGGGAAAGCCCCACCAGGGATTTCATCCACCCAATAGATGGTTTCCTTATAGGCTTTCGCCAATTGGCCCACCGGCAGGTTCCGTGGGCGATCAAGTTTGAACCACGACCGAATTCCCAGCAATAGCAGCATTGCCAGCGAGCGGACAGTTTCTTTCAGATTCACTTTAGAGGTGCCTTCGCGACGATTCACAAAAATAATGGGAAATTCGCCAATTCTGGCCCCCACGCGGTAGCAGCGGTAGAGCATTTCCTGCTGGAACGAATAGCCACGCGAAGAAAGTTTATCGAAGGCAACCCGCCGTAACATGCTGACACGGTAACAGCGAAATCCCCCACTGGCATCCCGCACGGGCATCCGAAACAGCACCCGAACCAGGCGGTTGACATTTTTGCTGATCCATTCCCGCAGCCACGGCCAGTCCTGGGTGCCCCCACCCGGAACGTAGCGAGAACCAATCATCACATCATGATTGGCCATACCGTCAACCAGGTTGGGAATTGCTTCGGCAGGATGGCTGAAATCGGCATCCATGTTCAGGAAAAATTCGTACTGGTTTTCCTGTGCGTAACGCATCGCTGCCAGAATAGCGGTCCCCAGGCCCAATTTTCCACTCCTGTGGAGGCATTTCACTCGAGCATCTGCCGCAGCCAACTGGTCAACCAGCGTTCCTGTGCCATCGGGAGAATTGTCATCCACCACCAGGATATCAGCCCACGGTGCGTGAGCGTGGATGCGTTCAATCAGTGGTTGTATATTCTCTCGTTCATTGTAAGTGGCAATGGAAACGAGAATCTGCCCACGACCTACTTGCAT is a genomic window containing:
- a CDS encoding cysteine desulfurase-like protein, with product MFPVDAIRARFPALQREMNGRKAVFFDGPAGSQVPSVVIESIKHYYEHHNANHGGSFLTSRESDAVVDGARTKVASFLNARSDQEIVFGANMTTLTFAFSRALAATWQPGDEILVSQADHDANVSPWVRAAADRGVTVKHIPLISPSCRLDLEAFQQLLSPKTKLVAVSCASNAVGTIQPFQQMIPLAHAVGAEVFLDAVHFAPHQLVDVQAWDCDYLCCSAYKFFGPHVGILYAKQHRLEELQPYKVRPSPETNPDRWMTGTQNFAAIAGVGAAIDYLASIAPSTGPVRTQLETSFQQINAYEQQLCEYFLTKLASIPGSKVWGVTKQDNLSDRVATFGITFDRHTPRQVADALAEYGIFSWAGNFYALPLTEALNLEPEGMLRIGLLHYNTTEEIDYLVSCLQQILE
- a CDS encoding DUF2075 domain-containing protein — protein: MSRAHYQATISNFLSEDDAKILGILVQNSAHAIEATQRDAWMTEIKILQNVLKSYPSGSVFFEYSVPRLGKRIDTVVITGSVVFVMEFKVGETGFNANAIDQVYDYALDLKHFHETSHDLYIAPILIATEATSAETIIRQTQHNDKLFEPISCTPAQLEVIIRSVLATTDGPIIEAISWEHGRYCPTPTIVEAALALYAGHDVQEISRTDASATNLSLTSQTLSTIIQQARDLSEKVICFVTGVPGAGKTLVGLNIATQHFTPEDDLYSVFLSGNGPLVAILREALARDKVRRDIEEGRKSKIGQARSEVKAFVQNVHHFRDDCLIDESRPPVEHVAIFDEAQRAWNLEQTAKFMKAKKNRPHFSMSEPEFLISCLDRHPDWAVIVCLVGGGQEINTGEGGIREWIESVQRRFPEWQLRLSSKLTDSEYAAGRIVEHVRNFQNAKFCDELHLGVSMRSFRAENVSLLVKQLLDLDANAAKYTLRQISDRYPIRVTRSLNSAKAWLQHHARGTERYGIVVSSQAQRLKPHAIDIRYPIDPIHWFLHGKEDVRSSYYLEDAATEFHVQGLELDWTCVVWDGDFRYAPSGWDHHEFRGDRWQRIRKPDRQMYLKNAYRVLLTRARQGMVIVVPEGDERDPTRSSAFYDPIWSYLQEIGFERI
- a CDS encoding ATP-binding protein, with the protein product MTTIQQIDYWRNAPSEHQHLEFKEAKTQFDNRKLFKYCVAIANEGGGYLLLGIEDAPPRKVVGTLAFNNPVEMASKLFRTLGFRVDIEEVAHPDGRVLVFHIPSRPLGTVYDFEGSYLMRAGEELVPMSEDRLRLIFAEGQPDWLFLAAKNDCDDDKIIQLLDTQSYFDLLHLPYPSQRAGVLERFESEKLIQRHNPFWSITNLGAVLFAKKLDDFDKLGRKASRVIVYENTNKLHTKLDRQFTKGYASGFQGLVEYVNGLVPTNEVIEQALRREVKMFPEIAVRELVANALIHQDFSLTGSSVMVEIYTDRMEISNPGKPFISPDRFIDEYQSRNERLADLMRRLGICEEKGSGIDKVIQEVEAYQLPAPDFRVGERRTSVVLFMHKEFEEMEREDRIRATYQHCCLRYVFNEKMTNQSLRERFRLSRKKVESVSRAIRDTVDAGKIKSGNPDQTSLRYRYYIPFWA
- a CDS encoding DUF1592 domain-containing protein, producing the protein MSKFSLISCKIVLCLAAFGVGLLDSQLAANEMGKLLYAKKCAFCHGANGEGTKKYEPALTGGLSVAQLADVIQKTMPEDSPGSLSKSDASAISDYVHDAFYSPVAQERNRPARIQLSRLTVKQYRNSLADLVNSFTYQPNWGKEPGLRAEYFKNRRTRATDRVAQRIDPQIDFQFGTESPVPGKTEPHEFSIWWRGSVLAPETGMYEIVARTEHAVRVYLNDPNTPLIDAWVKSGNDTEYRGRIFLIAGQVYPLKVDFSKAKQGVDDSDKTKNKPPPKIPAMMTLLWQPPQRTLQVIPNRLLCTCDSPIGFASSVPFPPDDRSLGWERGTAVTREWDAATTEGAIETADFVLSHLRQLANTSPGQPDARQKLITFSEQWLQRAFREPLKPEWKALIASIFEQQSDPTVALKRVLLFSLKSPRFLYRDLEKVSPSFQAAERLSYALWDSIPDQQLWTEAAAGRLVTREQVTAQARRMLNHLRAKEKVEGFLLAWLNLDQPHDLTKDAKLYPNFNAQIGDDLRTSLELFLRDTFWSNESNYKTLLSADKVYLNDKLSKYYGFPVVKDFQPVAFHEKYAAGVLTHPYMMSSFAHHNESSPIHRGVFIARGLLGVMLRPPPEAVTPLPPDLHPSLNTRERVILQTKSANCMTCHGIINQLGFTLENFDSDGKFRTVDRAKPVDTKGSYITKAGKEVTFQNARDVGQFVANNPEAHAAFCEKMFHHVVQQPIRAFGADKLSHYQAEFTKQDFNMQHLVLTIAVDAAMHKK
- a CDS encoding SMP-30/gluconolactonase/LRE family protein translates to MKHLLPLMLLFSGIPTLDSAEVTAPGAKMVQVGTGYSFTEGPAVDKDGNVYFTDQPGNVIWVWTTDGKLNVFLENAGRSNGLYVDANNYLWACADAKNELWKIDLKTKKIEVLVREFEGKLLNGPNDVWVHPKGFAYFTDPLYKRPYWNRGPQEQKNRGLYLFSTDKKLAQVDGDFVQPNGVVGSADGKTLYVADINAGKTYSYPIGADGTVGKRSLFCTSGSDGMTVDSEGNVYLTSAKVLVFDKSGKKIQEIAVPERPANVCFGGKDRKTLFITARKGFYSIEMAVSGAK
- a CDS encoding DUF3293 domain-containing protein, which encodes MQVGRGQILVSIATYNERENIQPLIERIHAHAPWADILVVDDNSPDGTGTLVDQLAAADARVKCLHRSGKLGLGTAILAAMRYAQENQYEFFLNMDADFSHPAEAIPNLVDGMANHDVMIGSRYVPGGGTQDWPWLREWISKNVNRLVRVLFRMPVRDASGGFRCYRVSMLRRVAFDKLSSRGYSFQQEMLYRCYRVGARIGEFPIIFVNRREGTSKVNLKETVRSLAMLLLLGIRSWFKLDRPRNLPVGQLAKAYKETIYWVDEIPGGAFPLQVGQHSPRLDALLQLCSKDEWAFVTAFNPLSKQLSPQENQANQVRLENTIKTRGWQYFRGRGGNRSSKWPPEPSFLIVGISASEAADLGREFAQQAILVGSTDSAVELLWLESNVK